The Longimicrobium sp. region GAACCGGCGGCTCGTGTTCGAGGCGGTGCTGGAGGCGTGCGAGTGGCGGCTTGGACGCGGCCCGGACGCCGGCGGCGAGCTGAATACCACAGAGGAGATCATCGCCTGCCTGAAGCGCGTGCGGAAGTCGGCGCAGCGCTGGACCAAGCGCGGGGGACGCCAGGGCTACCTCACCTTCGTCTCCCGCTTCATCCCGTAGTCGCGGCCCCTCCTCCGTTTTCGGGCCCTGCGCTTCGCCCGCGTGCCCTATTTACGAACAGCGGTCCTCACACGGAGGCGCGGAGAGAGCTTCTCCGCGCCTCCGCGTCTTTGCGCGCCAACCACCTCCGTGACGAAAAAGGCGCGCCGCAGACCGCAATGGGACACCGCGCAAACCGATGTGGGAGGCACACTTGCAAGTCGCTGGTGTGCGGCGCGGGTTCTGCCTATGTTCGGGCAGCCTTGTAAAGCTGCGGAGCGAAATCCAGCCTACACGCGAGCCTTGAATCGGAGAATGCCGAAATGGAGAACCAGACGGGGACGGAGAGCGAAGCGACGCTGGATCAGTGGGAGCTACAGCGGCTCCGGCGCAACGAGCGGCTAATCGCCGCCGGAATACGCCCGCCGTCCTGCCACCCCTGGCCCCCGCCGGAATTCGAGACGCTCAAGCCGCGCTTCTACCGCGTGCGACGGCTGTGGTGGCCTGTACGCAGATACCTGCGGCGTTTTTTGTGATCTTGTTCCTCGACGCCAGCGCGCTCGTGAAGCTTTACCACGATGAGACTGGCGCTGAAACCATGCGTGAGCTGTTCCAACGGCGTGACCTAAAGGGTTCCTTCTTCGTGTCCGAACTCGTGGCGCTGGAGGTGGTGGTACGCCTTACCAGGGGCGCCAGGGCGGGCGGACGAATGACGCGCCGTAGGCTCGGCCGTTTGTTGAAAGCGCACGCGGATCACCGTCGCACATATCTCACCGTCCTTGGGGTCGAGACGGAGTTGGTCGGAGAGGCCGAGTCCATTGCTATCGAATACAGTGACTCCGGTGCGGGTACGCTCGACCTGCTCCACACCGCGTCAGCCAGGCAGGCGCGAGAGATCGCCAACGAGCCGCTCGTGTTCGTTGCCGCGGACCGCAAGCTGCGATCTCTAGCGGAGCGGATCGGCTTCCGGACCTTCGATCCAGAGAACGGTGATCCGACACTGCTCTCACCTTCCCGCCCGGTCGCGGAATGACGCTTTCGATGGTGGCGGGCGGCCGGCGGCTGGAGTACGCGTGGATCGGCCCGGGGCCGGAGGCCGCGCCGACGCTCGTGTTCCTTCACGAGGGGCTCGGATCGCTGGCGGGGTGGCGCGACTTTCCCGCGGCGCTGGCGGCGGCGACCGGGTTCGGTGCGCTGGTCTACAGCCGCGCCGGGTATGGCGGATCGGGCCCCGCCAGGCTGCCGCGCACCGTCCGCTTCATGCACGACGAGGCCGAGGTGCTGGGGGAGGTGCTGGATGCGGCCCGGGTGCGCGACGCGGTGCTGGTGGGGCACAGCGACGGCGCATCCATCGCCATCATCCACGCGGGGAGCGCGGGCGGCACCCGCGTACGCGCGCTGGTGCTGGAGGCGCCGCACGTCTTCACCGAGCCGGAGGGGCTGGCGAGCATCGCCCGCATCGCGGGTACGTACCGCACCACCGACCTCCCCCGGCGCCTGGCGAAGTACCACGGTGACAACACGGAGGGCGCGTTCTGGGGATGGAACCGCGTGTGGCTGCACCCGGAGTTCCGCGCCTGGAACATCGAGGAGTACCTGGGCTCCATCCGCGTCCCCACCCTCGTCATCCAGGGTGAGGACGACGAGTACGGGACGATGCGCCAGGTGGAGGCAATCCAGCGCCAGCTCGCCGGCCCCGCCGAGATCCTCGTCCTCCCCAACTGCGGCCACGCGCCGCACCGCGACCAGCGCGAGCGGGTGCTGGCGGAGATGGCGCGGTTCGTCCAGGAGCGCGTGGGTGCGCGTCCGGGGTAGTCTCACGCAGAGGCGCGGAGACGCGGAGAGAACAACAGAAACAGCCTCACACAGAGAACACAGAGGGAACTGCAAGCCACAGGGAAAAAGCCTTTCAGTTGTTCTCCTCTGTGGCTCTGTGTCTCTGAGCCATGCAGTTGCCGTTCTCTCCTGCGTCTCCGCGCCTCTGCGTGAGACCCGCCGTTCGTGCGCCCAAAGTGAACAGAGGCTTCCGCCCGCGCGGCTTACTCGATAGAATCCGCTCCGTTCCGGGCGCTCCGTGCGGGTGCCGCGAGAGATGAGAGCCTGAGCAGGGATACAGATGGCCGGGCACCGACCCGAAAACCCGCTGATCGTCCAGAGCGACCAGACGGTGCTAGCCGAGGTGGCGAGCCCGCGCTTCCAGGAGGCGCGCGACCGGCTGGCGCGCTTCGCCGAGCTGGTGAAGTCGCCCGAGCACGTGCACACCTACCGCATCACCCCGCTCTCGGTGTGGAACGCCTGCGCCGCGGGCGCCGATCCGGCCGAGATCGTGGAGGGACTGCGCGACCTGGCGAAGTACCCGGTACCCGCCAACGTGGAGTCGTCCATCCGCGACGCCGCGTCGCGCTACGGGCGGCTGCGGCTGGTGCGCGACGCGGAGGGGCTGGTGCTGTGCGGCGACGATCCCGCGCTCGTGGAGCTGGTGTCGCGCATCAAGGGGGTGGAGCCGCACCTGGGGGAGCGCCTCTCGCCCACCGCCTTCCGCATCCCTCCGGCGGAGCGCGGGCGCATCAAGCAGGCGCTGGTGAAGGCCGGGTGGCCGGCGGAGGACGTGGCCGGCTACACCCCCGGCGAGCCGCTTCCCATCGCCCTGCGCACCGTCACGCGCGGCGGCGAGCCCTTCGCCCTGCGCGCGTACCAGGAAGATGCGGCCGCCGCCTTCCACGCGGGCGGGTCGGAGCGGGGCGGCTCGGGGGTGGTCGTACTCCCCTGCGGCGCGGGGAAGACGGTGGTGGGGATGGAGTGCATGGCGCGCGTGGGGAGCTCCACGCTGGTGCTCACCACCAGCGTGACCGCCGTGCGCCAGTGGATTCGCGAGATCCTGGACCGCACCACCCTGCACGAAGACCAGGTGGGGGAGTACACCGGGCAGGCCAAGGACGTGAGGCCGGTGACCGTGGCCACCTACCAGGTGCTCACGCACCGCGACAGCCGCGAGGGCGCCTTCCGCCACCTGGAGCTGTTCGACCGGCGCGACTGGGGGCTGATCGTGTACGACGAGGTGCACCTCCTTCCCGCACCCGTCTTCCAGGTGACGGCCGGGCTGCAGGCGCGCCGCCGCCTGGGCCTCACCGCCACGCTGGTGCGCGAGGATGGCCGCGAGGACGACGTCTTCGCCCTCATCGGCCCCAAGAAGGCGGACGTTCCCTGGAAGGAGCTGGAGGGGCAGGGGTGGATCGCCCGCGCCACCTGCACGGAGGTGCGCGTCCCACTCTCCGAAGAGCTGCGGATGGAGTACGCCGTGTCCGAGCCGCGCGAGCAGTTCCGCGTCGCGTCGGAGAACCCGGAGAAGCTGGAGGTGGCGCGCCGCATCCTGGCGCTCCACCCCGGCGAGCCCGCGCTGCTGATAGGGATGTACGTGGACCAGGTGCAGAGCCTGGCGCGCGGGCTGGACGTGCCCGTGCTCACCGGGAGCACCGGG contains the following coding sequences:
- a CDS encoding type II toxin-antitoxin system VapC family toxin, whose amino-acid sequence is MILFLDASALVKLYHDETGAETMRELFQRRDLKGSFFVSELVALEVVVRLTRGARAGGRMTRRRLGRLLKAHADHRRTYLTVLGVETELVGEAESIAIEYSDSGAGTLDLLHTASARQAREIANEPLVFVAADRKLRSLAERIGFRTFDPENGDPTLLSPSRPVAE
- a CDS encoding alpha/beta hydrolase, whose protein sequence is MTLSMVAGGRRLEYAWIGPGPEAAPTLVFLHEGLGSLAGWRDFPAALAAATGFGALVYSRAGYGGSGPARLPRTVRFMHDEAEVLGEVLDAARVRDAVLVGHSDGASIAIIHAGSAGGTRVRALVLEAPHVFTEPEGLASIARIAGTYRTTDLPRRLAKYHGDNTEGAFWGWNRVWLHPEFRAWNIEEYLGSIRVPTLVIQGEDDEYGTMRQVEAIQRQLAGPAEILVLPNCGHAPHRDQRERVLAEMARFVQERVGARPG
- a CDS encoding DNA repair helicase XPB, translated to MAGHRPENPLIVQSDQTVLAEVASPRFQEARDRLARFAELVKSPEHVHTYRITPLSVWNACAAGADPAEIVEGLRDLAKYPVPANVESSIRDAASRYGRLRLVRDAEGLVLCGDDPALVELVSRIKGVEPHLGERLSPTAFRIPPAERGRIKQALVKAGWPAEDVAGYTPGEPLPIALRTVTRGGEPFALRAYQEDAAAAFHAGGSERGGSGVVVLPCGAGKTVVGMECMARVGSSTLVLTTSVTAVRQWIREILDRTTLHEDQVGEYTGQAKDVRPVTVATYQVLTHRDSREGAFRHLELFDRRDWGLIVYDEVHLLPAPVFQVTAGLQARRRLGLTATLVREDGREDDVFALIGPKKADVPWKELEGQGWIARATCTEVRVPLSEELRMEYAVSEPREQFRVASENPEKLEVARRILALHPGEPALLIGMYVDQVQSLARGLDVPVLTGSTGQRRRDVLYRDFREGRIPVLAVSKVANFAVDLPDAAVAVQVSGTFGSRQEEAQRLGRILRPKKGANQAHFYTLVSRDTVEQDFALKRQLFLCEQGYEYRIADAEEIAG